The genomic DNA CGTCGTAGCCGGGATTGTGGCTCTGTGCGGTGCTTGCTCCGGTGATTCGGACGACGCGGGTAGGGCCGGTGGTGCCGTCGTCGGCGAGGTCGGCGGGAGCCTGGAAGCGGTGTCTGAAGGTCCGATCTTTGCCGAGAGAGCGGCTGCCGTTGGACTCGAGTTCACGCATTTCAATGGCATGTCCGGCGAGTACTACTACAGCGAGCACATGGGTGGCGGGAGCGGACTCTTCGACTATGACCTGGACGGGGATCTCGATCTGTACGTCACGCAAGGGCACCTTCTGGGACCTGGTAAGTCTGCCTCGGATGCCGTCTTTCCGATGCCGGAAGAACCGATCATCGATCGCCTCTACCGCAACGATCTCGTGAGTCCCGAAGGCTCCGGCGAGCTGCGTTTCACGGACGTGACCGAGGAAAGTGGAATCGTGGCCGGCGGCTACGGCATGGGCGTGGCTGTCGGGGACATCGACAACGATGGCTGGCCCGACCTGTATGTGACTAACTGGGGTTCGCCCAACCAGCTCTGGCGCAACAACGGCGATTCGACTTTCTCGGAAGTCACGAAAAGGGCGGGCGTCGGGGAGACCCGCTGGTCGATTGCCGCGGCGTTCCTGGACTACGACCGTGATGGCTGGCTCGATCTTTTTATCAGCAATTACCTCGACTACACGATCTCGATTCACAAGGAGTGCGTCGACGATATCGGCCTGCGTGACTACTGCGGCCCGGTCTCCTACGATCCGGTGACCGACGTTCTGATGCGCAATCGTGGTGACGGGACCTTCGAAGACGCGACGGCCGCCCTTGTAGGCGCCGGCGCGGGGAGCGGCTTCGGCATTGTCACCGGCGACTTTGACGGCAACGGCTGGCTCGATATCTACGTCACCAACGACGAGTTGGCGAATCACCTCTGGCTTAACCAGGGCGACGGGACATTTCGCAATGAAGCGCTGATGGCGGGTGCGGCGGTGAACGCTCAGGGCCAGGCCGAGGCGAGCATGGGCGTCGACGCCGGCGACTTCGATCGTGACGGCGACGAAGACCTGATCATGGTCCACATCAACCAGGAGACCAACACGATCTATGAGAACCTCGGTGGGGGCGCCTTCGAGGACAGGTCTTTCGCCACCAAGATCGGCGCCGCGAGTTGGGAGTACACGGGCTTCGGAACCGGTTTTCTGGACTACGACCACGACGGCTGGTTAGATCTGTTCGTGGCGAACGGAGCCGTTCAGGCGATTCGGGACCTGCTCGCAGCCGGAGATCCTTACGCTCTTCGCCAGAAGAACCAGCTTTTTCACAATCGCAGCGGGGTAGCGTTTGCGGAAGTCTCGGACCAGGCGGGTGAGGCCTTCGCGTTGTCTGAGGTCAGCCGCGGTGCTGCCTTTGGCGACATCGACAACGATGGCGACGTCGACATCGTGGTCCACAACAACTCCGGACCGCTGCGCCTGTTGATCAACGAGGTCGGACATCGGAGACCATGGCTGGGCCTCAGGCTCGTCGGCGAGACGGTTTCGAGAGACATGCTGGGAGCCTGGGTGGAGGCCGTTCTGGCCGACGG from bacterium includes the following:
- a CDS encoding CRTAC1 family protein, yielding MNLRPVRGGNPSRLGPAVVAGIVALCGACSGDSDDAGRAGGAVVGEVGGSLEAVSEGPIFAERAAAVGLEFTHFNGMSGEYYYSEHMGGGSGLFDYDLDGDLDLYVTQGHLLGPGKSASDAVFPMPEEPIIDRLYRNDLVSPEGSGELRFTDVTEESGIVAGGYGMGVAVGDIDNDGWPDLYVTNWGSPNQLWRNNGDSTFSEVTKRAGVGETRWSIAAAFLDYDRDGWLDLFISNYLDYTISIHKECVDDIGLRDYCGPVSYDPVTDVLMRNRGDGTFEDATAALVGAGAGSGFGIVTGDFDGNGWLDIYVTNDELANHLWLNQGDGTFRNEALMAGAAVNAQGQAEASMGVDAGDFDRDGDEDLIMVHINQETNTIYENLGGGAFEDRSFATKIGAASWEYTGFGTGFLDYDHDGWLDLFVANGAVQAIRDLLAAGDPYALRQKNQLFHNRSGVAFAEVSDQAGEAFALSEVSRGAAFGDIDNDGDVDIVVHNNSGPLRLLINEVGHRRPWLGLRLVGETVSRDMLGAWVEAVLADGTILGRRVRTEGSYASAHDPRVVFGLGDMADIEKLRVTWPDGAVESFAPAARGSYTTLRQGSVTPAGTSAGISAGTSAGTSDSGGRR